TACTACTTTATCAAGTCATGTCCGAACTAAACTATAGTTGTGAACTTTTTCTTTAGCTAAAAAGCGGTCTGTTTCATTGATAGAATCTGCGATTGTCCTGTTAAGGATTTTTAGCTAAAATACCAGCTTGTAAAGTATAGTATGGGTCGATTCTAACATCTTACGTGACTCTGTCCTTCATTAGAGATTGCACAGAATTTTGTTCTGCTTCCACAGAGATATGCCTATGGTTTATGGACGCATTCAGTTCTTATGTATGTGCCACAGTAACATGTAAAATTTGCTTTTATTGAAGGGAACTGTAAACATCAAATTGGGAATGGCAAACTTTTCCGTACTGTAATATTGTTACTTTTCTGGTGGACAAAATCCTCCTTTTTTCTTGTACCACGGATAAATTCTGGCTCTAGGCAACAGTGAACCTGCTGATATGTGTTctgtcatactccctccgtttcataatgtaagactttctagcattatccacatttatatagatgttaatgaatctagacacacatatatgtttagattcattaacatctatatgaatgtgggcaatgctagaatgacttacattatgaaatggaggaagtatatattatgCATTATAGGCTTTGTAGATTTTAGTGTTAGCCTGTTAGGCACTGAACTGCAGATGCTATCTAATTTGTGTCTATCAAGTTCATGCGAAAGTATAAATTTGTCACATTCCCCCGAATACTTGTCATGTTCCTTGATAGATAGGGCTCCTTTTTCCATGAGAACTTCTTGAGCGTAGAAAAATTTTCATTTGCATTACATTTTATGGGGgaaaaacttgctttatgctgatCTGGACTCTGTCTTTGCATTTCAAGGTTCTCAAGAGGGATATTCCATGGGAATCATACATGGCAAATAAGCTGATTTCCGGGACATGCCTTCAGCTTTTGCGACGTTATGACCACAAACCAGAAAGCCAACGAGGTCCTTTGCTTGATGAGGTGAGTGTCGTTCTCATCCTCAACAATTTCTGTGGGTAAATGAGTTTAAGCACCATCATGTGATCGCTTTTCCTTAAGAGATTTCATATTGACTTCTTAGTGCTGATTTTGCTGTTTTGTGCACTTCTGTTTGGCTATGGTAATTTGCATTTGCAACTGTTCTCTTGACATAATGTCCACTGGAAATTCTTTTAGGATGGGCCATCCTATGTTCGAGTGTTCCTGAATATCTTGCGGAACATCTCCAAGGAAGATACTGTTGAATATGTGCTTGCCCTGATTGATGAGATGCTTGCAGGTGGGAAACTAGTTATCTGCGATATGGTTAAACAAAACTCTTCTGATGAGTTACACCTGTTAAATAATTGCCTTTGTTTTCAGTAAATCCTAAACGAGCAGCACTGTTCTATGATAACTCTCTCTCTGGTGAAGACATCTACGACCCTTTCCTAAGTTAAGTATTCTAGAATTGTATATGTTCTATTATGAGTTTTTTCATAATACCATCTTACCTGTAATCTAATGTGTTGTAAAGATAGAAATAAACCAACATAGACTGTGACAGATTTCTTGTATATTTTGAAGAGGCATTGTCATGGGAAGGATACATCTTGTAATTGTTGAATTGGTCTACCTTACAGTAGGATAGGATCATTCTGTGGCGGCTATAAAAACCAAAGAGATGATCAGTTGATCATACAATGTGATGTCATTATCAACATTTGGCATAGTTCCAGATCAGTTACTTGGATAAATTTTTACCTGTGTGCTGTTATCCTCAATGGTATAATTTGAGAATGTCAGATATTTCTTCTCCTAATCTCAGTTATCTCACATTTATCCATGAACTTATGCCATCCAAGATTTCACCATCCAATCCTGGCAACTATACTATAGATACTAAACCATTACGTTGGTTAAACACGTGATTTTACACCATCTAAACTGGGATGAATCAACCAGTCTAACTGTTTACAATCTTTGCATTTTTGTTGTTTAGGTTTGATCTCTGATTGTCATATTTAGCTAACAAAATTGTCGTTTTCAGATTGCTCTTGAAAGGTAACTGGTTTGTGCAAGAAAAAAGTTGTAAGATATTGACCCAAATAATAAGGTATGTTCTGTCCATATCTGCGTGTTTGTTGTCTTGTTCTGGAGAGTCTAATTTTTATGCGATTATAGTGCACGACCCAAGATGCAGAATGGCATAGTTCCAAATGGAGAGGCTTCAAATTCAAAGAGCAAGCTAACATCTACTCAAGATGTGTTAAGAGGTTTGGTTGATTGGCTCTGTTCTCAGGTATAACCTGCGAATGGCCTAATTTATTCTACCCTTTCATATACTATGTTACAAAACTAGTGTTCAAGGGTTCTGAACTTTGAGAATGTTGTGTTTTGCAGCTGAGGAATCCTACCCACCCAAACTGTTCTGTTCCTACTGCTATGCATTGTCTTGCCACTTTGCTAAGAGAGCAGTATGTTAGAGCTTTATTTGTTCAGGCGGATGGTGTAAAACTGCTCATTCCTTTAATTTCTCCAGCTTCCACACAACAGTCGATCCAGGTATTTGTTGAGTCCTGTAATAATAACCAAAGCTGAACTTTTCTTTCCCCAAATTGCTATATTCTTTTCCTTGATATAGGATACATATatcaatttccttttttttgttttaaaagGGAGCTTTTCAAAACTAACGAGCTAATTAACAAACGGGATATTCACCTTTGATGAGATGCCATATTTAACAAGATTGTGCACATACACGGACATCAAACATAACTGTTCTCTCATTTACTTTGTGAACTAATTTGCTCAACCTTCTGCTTACCCTTATTGTGTCATTTGCAGCTTCTCTACGAAACTTGCCTCTGCATCTGGCTTTTATCCTTTTATGATGCAGCCGTTGATTATTTGTCCACTACAAGGGTTATGCCAAGACTTGTAGAGGTTGTGAAAGGTTCAACAAAAGAGAAGGTGAGGTTTGAAGTATTGTTGTTTTGTCGTGTTGTCACATCTCCTTTGTATCAGAAATACCATTCATGTTTTTCCTAAAATAATTGCAGGTTGTCAGGGTCGTTATCATGTCTATCCGTAACTTGCTTGCAAAGGGTGCGTTTGCTGCCCAAATGATTGATCTTGGACTGCCACACATAGTACAGAATTTGAAAGCTCAAGCATGGACTGATGAGGTGAGGAGCTTACCAAGGCTTTTGATTTCAATTTTTGCATTGACAGGATATAATTCATACCATCTTTATATCTGAAGCATAGTTTGAAGCAAAATATTTCAAGGGAGTTAAAAGACAAGCATATCCTTTCTTATACTGTCCCATCTGAAATAAATAACCCTTTAGGAGTCCAGCACTCCAGCATAATAAAGTGTTGTCTTCGTTACTACTTTACTTCAAACTGTATGCTGCGTAGTGAACTTTGTGAGTTATTTACTCCAGCATAATAAATAATCCTTTAGGAGTCCAGAACAGTTCCGTTTTTGCTATGTCTCACAATATTATTAAGCACATGAATTTCTACGACTTTCTATGCCTTAAGAAACATGTATAGTTTTTTTTGCTGTGAACGTGTTTTAACATGATTTACATGTATGTATACTTTCAGAATATTTAAAAATCATACAAGGGCAAAAGGGGTGTATCTACACTTGAACtgtcaaatatgtttatttaTTCACATTTGAGCTTGTCTTTATCTCTTTTGAACTGACAACCTTCTTTTTACAACCTATGCACCCAGGATTTATTAGATGCGCTGAATCAGCTAGAAATAGGACTCAAAGACAACCTTAAGAAGTTGAGTTCATTTGAGAAGTACAAGCAACAAGTTCTTCTTGGCCATCTTGACTGGTCTCCAATGCACAAAGACCCAAGTTTCTGGCGCGAGAACATTAATAATTTTGAAGAAAATGATTTCCAGGTATGCTTTGTCCTTTATTGGATGGGAAATATTCCAATCAATATTTTATGGAACTTCAGTAAGACTATTGGAGATTCTTTATGCTTGCCCTTGTTCCAGGTCATTCCTTGAGCCAATTCACATACAATTCAAAATGAATGCCAAAATACTTATGAGCACGTTAATACCCCTGTATAGCATATGTTCATACCTGCAGATTCTACGGCCGTTTGATGCGGTTAATTAATCTTATGATCTTCGTTTTCTCTTGTAAGAATTGACCAAGTAGCACACGATTATATACAGGATGTAGTTAAACCCAGACACTTctatttaatatatttatataccaGTATATACTACCACGCATCATGTGGTTATTGACTGGTCACAGTTAGCACCCGATCAAAGCTTTGCCTATAATAATTCAAACAAATGAAAACCCTAATTtatctgtaatttttttaagtagtggactcaaacataaatattttgaaataacACCGTCAACTTTCAATTTTTGCAGATTCTACGTGTGCTTATGACAATCATCGACACATCGGCCGACACGACTGCTCTTGCTGTCGCCTGCTATGACCTCTCACAGTTCCTTCAGTACCACCCTTCTGGGCGCATTGTGGTGGCAGATCTGAAGGCGAAGGACCGAGTGATGAAGCTCATGAACCACGAGAACGCCGAAGTGAGGAAGAATGCCCTGCTCTGCGTGCAGAGGCTTTTCCTTGGTGCGAAGTACGCGAGCTTCCTGCAGACCTAAGACCCAGACAAGAAACTCTTGAAGTTTTGTATTTATGCTTTAGAGCCAGAGAAACACCAGGCCATTTGTCATAAATGGTGAAAACCATGATTGAGAAAGACAGACCTCGAAAATTCTTGTCCAGTATATCCTGTCGTTATTTCATTTACTAAACCGATGTATAATAAATAATCAGCTATTCCTTGCTCGATGTAATAAAGTGTCACAGAGCTTGTTTCTTCCTTTCCtctgaagatgtttttgtccgaGGAAGCACACACGGGTTATGTATAATAATTTTCAATTTCTGTGAGATGGTTGTTTCAGCCTTACTTTGCAACTTTCTCCTATTCAGTTTAACTATAGCCTTTTTGTTTACTAGTGATTTCATGTCTTCAATTTCTTGTGACTTCTGTTTACTCATGGAACCTTGGAAAGAGACATTCTACATTTCCGACAGAAGTTCGTTAACACAAGTCGAGGAAACATTGTATAATGCTGAAACATTGCTAATATCACAAGTGTCTGAAGTAAATTATCGTAAAATTCTTTCCAGTGTAGTCTCAGCAGCAAGTTTGTTCTTGGAAAGAAGTTGACTTAGGGAATCTTCGAGAGGAGAAGATTGGAGAAATTGGGAAATACGTAAAATGAGCTGAACCATCAGCGtacgattaattaaatattgattattttaaaattttaaaataaattaatataatttttaaagcatttttcatatttttctttttggaaaaaaacaCCGTTCACTCAATCCTCTTCTACCAAACACAACCTTAGGCCTTTGCTCTTGTTCTTGACAGCTGTTTGTTTCCTTCGTGGAATCTACGAAGTTCATTTCTCAACATACTATTTTCGCGTTAATTAAGTATAAACAATCTGTCTCAAGAATCCGAACAAATCTATTTTAAACTGGGCCTAAAATTGCTTTGCTGATCCATGAGCCCATGATAAAGCCCACTATTTGGCCCGTACGAATGAATGATTGAGCTCTCTCGACTTCTCGAATGGTCTCGACCATCTTCGCTAAACCCTTCcttggtcgccgccgcgccgcaaaGCCTCCGTCCGTTCCGCACCGCCGCTCTCTTCCCCGCCACCGTCGGTCGCTGGCTGAGTATGGCGGCGGCCGCTGCTCGCGCCGGGTTCCGGCGGATGTTCTCCGTCTCGGGcttcacgccgccgcctccccccgccgcccgccccttGGCGGACCCCTGCAACAACCTCTTCGTCTCAGGTAGCCAGGCTCTTCGTCCCTCTCTCCTCTTGTGGCTGTAGTACTCTCTCGTTTACGCTCTTCTCCTGCGCCCTGGCTTAGTGGGTTACTGGATTGTGGATTTGTGGTGGTACGCCTGTAGAACTGATATAGTTCAGCTCGGTGCGACTTAGCATGAGTTGTTGAAAAGATCATTGATAATATTGGGATCAACACTAACATGGACATTATGCTCATCAAATGATTGAATTATAAACTTATCAGCTAGGATAGACAAAGGGAGGCTTTCGAGAATATTGATCTGAATATCAGCTTTGGATCTAGTATCTGAGAGACAGCAAAGTTCAGGAGTCCTATAGCTTGTATGTATCCAGCTAACAGAGTACTGTTGAGAGTGGTGACCCTCTAATTTGCAGGTTACAGTCCATAGCAACTGCCAAATTAAATAACTAAACTATTGTTTACTTCAGAATGAAAATTGATCAGTTGCTGTTTGTAACCAACTATAATGAATATAAGACTCGCTACTCAGGTTTCATAGAAATAACTGTCTAACTGATCTTTTAACTATCTCGATATCACAAGATATTAATAAATTGTTCAACGACTAGTTAATTGCTTCTGAGCGTGTTTTAGTACACAAGGTATCAGGAATAAGCAGGTGTTGATATTAGTACTTGATAAATAGTAAACACTTCCacttaaaaaaacatgaaatcGATGTATTGGTGAAACAGTTTACCTAAGGTACTGCAGTACTGCACTGTTCTGGGTATTGCACCAAGAGTTTTAGAACGAAGCTCACAGTACAAAGTAAAGTAACACAAATCAAGTGTTTCCCTTTATGTTGCTACTCTACTTTGTGAGATGATAAAGTAAAGTAGCTAATGGTTTAATTGCTGATGTATTAGTATTGGTTGTCGTCCTTGAGTTCATTTTTGGGTGTTAATAATCCATCTAGTTTTTAGTAGCATAATCCATCTTTTCTTTTGAGAACTCAGTTAAATCTAAATCTGGTCAATAATTTGTTTGATGTTTGTTTTGAAATGTTCTCTGTAGAGTTCAGATAAGGTCGTCACAGAAATTACAGTCATATATTATCTGTATGGTTTTACATAGTTCTGAATTACTGAGATGCAAAGTCCAGTTTCTTGTTTCATTTGCATGAAGCTTTGTTTGAGCCAAATTTCGAACATAGCTGCATAACATGGCACTTATGCAGGGTTGAATAAACGCACGACATCTGACGGACTTAGGGAAGCCTTCTCGAAATTCGGTCAGGTTATTGAAGGTATTTGCTTCTAACATCTGTAGTTCCTCCCCGTTGTACTGCTGCTAATTCTTTTCAAGCAACTAAAACACATTGCTATATGTGCAGCTAGAGTAATCACTGATAGAATATCTGGATACTCTCGAGGATTTGGCTTTGTCAAATATGCAACTGTTGAAGAAGCCGGTGAGGGCATAAAAGGCATGGATGGAAAGGTGAGAAATTCTATTAACCACCTAGGATGTTCTCGGTAAAACCTGGTGTCAGGAACATCTATAGTAGAGAGTTATGCTCTCATGAAGTCAGGAACACCTGAGATTGTTGCTCATCATAGCTTGATCTGCTGCTGACACTAATGTATGTTGGTGTAGTTCCTCGATGGTTGGGTGATATTTGCCGAGTACGCCAAGCAGAGAGAAGCACAGCAGCCGGCCCAACCAGCAGCATCAACTAGTTACCAATACTCCAACCAATGATAGTTGTCTCTACGATCAGGATTACCTTCTATTGGACAATATTGTTCGCTATTTTACCATGTGAAAACTGAAAATCACTCTCCTTGATATTTCGTCAGGGAGAAATTTTAGTGTGCACGGCATGAACATCTCCTTAGTAACTTACGGTGCCGTTTTGTCTGCTACTGTCTGCTGGGTGACTGTACTCTGTGAGCTTATGTAACTATACAACTGCCTTCATTTTTGAGACTACAGTATTTTATGAGCTGCAACTTTAACGATCCAGAAGTTATCAAAACTATTAGGCACGTATTGCAATCGTTTTCCTCCAGGAAGCCTACTACTAACCAAGAAGACACTCGGTGGCCTCGTATTAAGCTTCGTAGCCTTCACAAGAAAAGCTAACGTGGTGTGCTCATCCGAAACCACAACTGTCAcaaggaaaaagtccattttgcgtCTCTTCACTGTAGCCTCAGTTTGATTTATATCCCTCAACTGCAAAAACCATGTATGGAGCTTCCCTCAGTTCTTAAAACTGGTTTAACTAGACTTCCTCCGTGATTTGAATCCTGGTTTCATATGGAGCTTCCCTCAATCCTCAAAACCGTTTAACTGGACTCCCTCCGTGGGTTGGATCCTAGTTTCATCCAATATGGTGTCTTGACTGGGTCAACCCGCTGCTAAGATGGCTAACACGATGTGTATGCGCATTacagagaaaaataataaaaaaattattagagCCACATGTTAGTGTCATAACCCCCCTCTCTCACAActatttcttcctcctcttccacaGCAAGTTGGAAGGCGGCGGCTGCCCAAAGCCCTATGGAGCTAGAGGAGGATAGTGCGAGAAAGGCAACGCACCCTGAGGCCTAGCGTAGTGTGACGGGACCGGTGTTGTCATAAGGGAGGCCTTGTGGAGTGAGATAGGGACAAGATTACGGTGGCGCTCCGTCTAGCCGGCGTCGATGCTCTCGTTGACCCACGGATCGAGCCATCAACGGTGATTGGTGGTGGATGTGTCACCGAACTACCAACGCCGCAGAAGGCCTGGATGAAGTAGTCATCGATGGCTTCGCATAGCGGCCTTGAAGTCTAGCCGATGACGGTTTCCCACGGAGGCGGTGATGATCACCGCTAAGGAGGGGAAGGGATGGGAAGACAAAACTCCGGCACTGATAGGAGTCGGGAGGAGGAGCCGAGAGCGACATATCAACACCTAGTGCGAAGCGATGGATGCCGACGTGGGAAAGAGGCAGAGTTGCTGATGGGTCACTTGGCACCGTTGTGTCTTCGAGCCGTCACAATTGCTTGTTGTTGTGCCACTGGAGTATGAAGGGGCTACTGCTGCCGCATCTTAGAGGAGATATCATCGCCACCACTAGCTTGTCGTCGTGGCATTGGATTGGGAGGGGCCATCGCTGCACATCGTCCGTCAAGCTTCTCCTTGCCGCTCATTTGGCTTAGTCTCCATCAGATATGTTCCCCACACTCGGCATGTGTTCGCGTTGAGTAGGCCATCTCCGCTATTGCAGCCCCTGCCTTTCTAAGGATGCAAACATAGCCAAAATGGCACCGCTACAGTCTCCCCAAAGCTCCCACGTCCTTCCTCCGCCGCTTGTCTCGCTGATGCCAGGAGAGATGGAAAAGAGATGAGGGGACTAGGAGTCCCTAACATGTGGGTACACCTGTTGACTCGGCAAATCAACCGTGGTCAGCCTGTCACGTCAGTAGGAACTATATTCCCAAACCATTAAAGGAGTCGATTTATACCCTTTTGGAAAATGGAGGATGTGTTCTACCTATTTCTGTGGGTTGAGGGAGGTGATTCAATTAGGAGCAAGAAATGAGGGAGAGGTTAAATAGACTTATATTACCTGTCAGAATACCAAACCAACCAGGCCGAAGCCTAAAACATGCGGAGATCACTAGCCAGTAGCCACGGCCCAAATCACGCAGAACCGTGCGCGCCTACCGGAACCACGAAATTTTCAATCTCTCCCCACACCGCAAAACGCGAAATTTTCCACGGCCCCCGCGCGCGGGCTCCACTCCACCGAAAACCCAGCCAAACGCGCCAGATCCGCGCCTCCTCCACTCACACGCGGATCGCTCCCCGATCCAACGGCAGGCGCTGCCCCCCCGCACCACTCACGCGGATCGCTCCCCGATCCGACGGCTGCCCACTCCCCTCCCAACTCTATATATATCCACCCCTCCCAAACCAAAAATCCTCCACATCCAAATCTCGCCACCAAAAAAATCCCCAATtccgccgtcgtcttcgtcgccgtcgccgcgaggATGTCTGGGCGCGGGAAGGGAGGGAAGGGCCTGGGCAAGGGAGGCGCGAAGCGCCACCGGAAGGTGCTCCGCGACAACATCCAGGGGATCACGAAGCCGGCGATCCGGAGGCTGGCGAGGAGGGGCGGGGTGAAGCGCATCTCGGGGCTCATCTACGAGGAGACCCGCGGGGTGCTCAAGATCTTCCTCGAGAACGTCATCCGCGACGCCGTCACCTACACCGAGCACGCCCGCCGCAAGACCGTCACCGCCATGGACGTCGTCTACGCGCTCAAGCGCCAGGGCCGCACCCTCTACGGCTTCGGCGGCTAGGCTCCCCCCAAATATTTCTCTCTCTTCGTGTCGAGGCGTCGCGTGTTGGTTGCCCTGTGTAGATTGCTGATTTCAATGTAGTACTTAGATTCTGGCAGTGAAGAACTGCAAGTAAACTTGTTTGAAATTCACCTTGTTGCTATTAATCTAATGCaagtttttgcaattttttttggcgGTCATTTTGATGTGAATCAATTCCAAGTTTGTCGGTCATCTTAGGATGTACTactagagaaagagaagagaagaaaattgGGAGATACATTGAACTAGTCATTTCTACGAAATTCGCCGAAAAAGAGTCCTTGCTGGACTTGTAAATTGTCGAGTACATCTCCATTTGGCTTCTCAAACTGGGAGTAGTTTTTTTGAATCTAACACAACATTTACACACAGATAAATCAGGATAAGTCCATCCTTTTACACAAGCAAATTGATGTCATGAGCGACctccatggcggcgacgaccgcaTCAGCGACCTCCCCGAAGAGCTCCTCCACAGCATCCTTCTCCCGACCACCGCCGACGCGGCGCGCACGAGCCTCCTGTCCCGCCGATGGCGCCGCGTCTGGACGAGcctccccgagctctcctcgtTGTCCGGCGCACG
The window above is part of the Oryza sativa Japonica Group chromosome 7, ASM3414082v1 genome. Proteins encoded here:
- the LOC9272111 gene encoding probable V-type proton ATPase subunit H isoform X1, which encodes MDHAELTTEQVLKRDIPWESYMANKLISGTCLQLLRRYDHKPESQRGPLLDEDGPSYVRVFLNILRNISKEDTVEYVLALIDEMLAVNPKRAALFYDNSLSGEDIYDPFLRLLLKGNWFVQEKSCKILTQIISARPKMQNGIVPNGEASNSKSKLTSTQDVLRGLVDWLCSQLRNPTHPNCSVPTAMHCLATLLREQYVRALFVQADGVKLLIPLISPASTQQSIQLLYETCLCIWLLSFYDAAVDYLSTTRVMPRLVEVVKGSTKEKVVRVVIMSIRNLLAKGAFAAQMIDLGLPHIVQNLKAQAWTDEDLLDALNQLEIGLKDNLKKLSSFEKYKQQVLLGHLDWSPMHKDPSFWRENINNFEENDFQILRVLMTIIDTSADTTALAVACYDLSQFLQYHPSGRIVVADLKAKDRVMKLMNHENAEVRKNALLCVQRLFLGAKYASFLQT
- the LOC4343540 gene encoding organelle RRM domain-containing protein 2, mitochondrial, with product MAAAAARAGFRRMFSVSGFTPPPPPAARPLADPCNNLFVSGLNKRTTSDGLREAFSKFGQVIEARVITDRISGYSRGFGFVKYATVEEAGEGIKGMDGKFLDGWVIFAEYAKQREAQQPAQPAASTSYQYSNQ
- the LOC9272111 gene encoding probable V-type proton ATPase subunit H; this encodes MDHAELTTEQVLKRDIPWESYMANKLISGTCLQLLRRYDHKPESQRGPLLDEDGPSYVRVFLNILRNISKEDTVEYVLALIDEMLAVNPKRAALFYDNSLSGEDIYDPFLRLLLKGNWFVQEKSCKILTQIISARPKMQNGIVPNGEASNSKSKLTSTQDVLRGLVDWLCSQLRNPTHPNCSVPTAMHCLATLLREQYVRALFVQADGVKLLIPLISPASTQQSIQLLYETCLCIWLLSFYDAAVDYLSTTRVMPRLVEVVKGSTKEKVVRVVIMSIRNLLAKGAFAAQMIDLGLPHIVQNLKAQAWTDEDLLDALNQLEIGLKDNLKKLSSFEKYKQQVLLGHLDWSPMHKDPSFWRENINNFEENDFQILRVLMTIIDTSADTTALAVACYDLSQFLQYHPSGRIVVADLKAKDRVMKLMNHENAEVRKNALLCVQRLFLGAKYASFLQT
- the LOC9270544 gene encoding histone H4; amino-acid sequence: MSGRGKGGKGLGKGGAKRHRKVLRDNIQGITKPAIRRLARRGGVKRISGLIYEETRGVLKIFLENVIRDAVTYTEHARRKTVTAMDVVYALKRQGRTLYGFGG